From the Variovorax paradoxus genome, the window ACCTCGCTGTCGCGCGGCGAGAAGTCGATGGCGTTGTCCAGCAGGTTGCTGATGGCGCGGCGCAGCAGGAAAGGGTCGCCTTCGGCGCGCGCACCGTCGCGGATGTTCACCAGCAGCCGGATGTTGCGCTTGGCCGCGGCAGGCTGCGCGCTGAGCGCGATGTCCTCGATGAGCGGACCCAGCGCCACCGCATCGGTGCGGTCGAGCGTGCGCCGCGTCTCGAGCGCGGTGAGTTCCATCATGCGGTCGACGATTTCCTGGATGCGCTGCGTCTCGCGTTCGATGTTGACGAGGAAGCGTTCGCGCTCGGCCTGCGGCATCGACGGTTCCTGCAGCAGCTCGGCCGCGCCGCGGATCGCCGACAGCGGGCTCTTCACCTCGTGCGTGAAGGTCTGCACGTAGTCGGCGACGTAGTTGCGTCCGGTGAGCGCATCGCGCATCTCGCTGAAGCCGGTGCGCACGCCGTCGACCGCGCGCCGCGCCATGCGCGACAGGCTCAGGCTGCCCATGCGGTTCTGGGCGCGCACCCACGTCCAGTAGTCGCGGATCAGCCCGAAGGGCCGCACCAGCCAGATGGAGACGATCAGCGTGAGCAGCAGCAGCGCGAGCGCCGAACCCACGCCGACCCAGATGGTTCGCCCGCGCGCGTCTTCCACGAACTGGCCGAAGCTTTGTACCGGCTTGCCGACGCTGACCATGCCGACGATCTCGTTGTTCCAGCGGATCGGCGCGCCGACGTACATCACCGACGTGCGCGGATCGCCGTCGACGTCGCGCGAGGTGCGCGCGCCGTAGAGCCCGGCGAGCGTGCGGCTGACGTCGCTCCAGTTCGAGTAGTCGGCGCCGAGGTGCCTGCCGAGCGAATCGAACATCACGCGGCCGCTGCGATCGGTGACGTACACGCGCAGCTCGACGCGGCTCTTGTGCAGGTTGTAGATCTGCGCCGAGAACTCGCGCGCGTACACGGTGCGGAACAGCGGCTCGAGCCGTGCGGTGTTGATGGCGCCGGCGATCACGTCCTGCTCGACCAGGCTGGCCACGAGCTGGGAAGTCTCAACCAGCGATTCTTCCGCCGACTCGCGATAACGCGGGTCGATGTCGGAAACGACGCGGTACAGGAGGAAGGCGATGCCCGCCGTGTAGATCAGCAGGATGCCGATGAAGATCCGCGTCCGCCGGGTCACGGCTTTGCACTCCCCCAGGCTTGCCCACTTCGTGTGGCCTCCCGCCCCCTCGCCGGGGGCAATACCTGCGGCCCGGCAAAGCCGGTTCCGCGGTATTCCGCGAAAAGGCAGGCCTGGACCGACGTCATGCCTTCGAGGGCAGCTCTTCGTTCAGTGCGTAGCCGGTTCCGCGCAGCGTGCGGATCGGCTCGACGTCGGGCGCGATCGCCTTGAGCTTGGCGCGCAAGGTCTTGATGTGCGCATCGACCGTCCGGTCGAAGCTGTCGCTGGCGTCGTCCCAGACCAGCTGCAGCAGTTCGTCGCGCGTGAAGACGCGCCCGGGCCGCTGCACGAGCAACCTCAGCAGGCCGAACTCGTAGCGCGAGAGTTCGAGCAGCCGGCCGTAATAGCGGATCTGCATCCGCTCGTTGTCGAGCAGGAAGGGCAATGCAGGTGCCTGGGAGCCCGCTGGAGACGCTGGGGCCGGGTTTTGATGGGGAGCCCCATGGTTGGAGGCTGCGCCCGTTGGTGAGGCTCCTGGCCCGCTTCTGGCGCTGCGCCGCAGGATCGTGCGCACCCGGGCGACCAGTTCGCGCGGCGAGAACGGCTTGGCGATGTAGTCGTCCGCACCGAGTTCGAGGCCCACCACGCGGTCTATTTCGTCGCTGCGGGCGGTCAGGAACACCATCGGTACCTCCGGGCCGCCCATCGACTGGTTGAGCGCCTGCAGGCGCTTGAAGAGCTCGAACCCGTTCAGGTCGGGCAAGCCGATGTCCAGGATGGCCAGCGCGGGTGGTTCCT encodes:
- the creC gene encoding two-component system sensor histidine kinase CreC, producing the protein MTRRTRIFIGILLIYTAGIAFLLYRVVSDIDPRYRESAEESLVETSQLVASLVEQDVIAGAINTARLEPLFRTVYAREFSAQIYNLHKSRVELRVYVTDRSGRVMFDSLGRHLGADYSNWSDVSRTLAGLYGARTSRDVDGDPRTSVMYVGAPIRWNNEIVGMVSVGKPVQSFGQFVEDARGRTIWVGVGSALALLLLTLIVSIWLVRPFGLIRDYWTWVRAQNRMGSLSLSRMARRAVDGVRTGFSEMRDALTGRNYVADYVQTFTHEVKSPLSAIRGAAELLQEPSMPQAERERFLVNIERETQRIQEIVDRMMELTALETRRTLDRTDAVALGPLIEDIALSAQPAAAKRNIRLLVNIRDGARAEGDPFLLRRAISNLLDNAIDFSPRDSEVLLTLEATSKLARVSVRDHGPGIPEYATEKVFQKFYSLARPHSQKKSTGLGLAFVKEIAALHRGRIELGNASRGGAVATLTLPLLPASHH
- the creB gene encoding two-component system response regulator CreB; the encoded protein is MSFNPRILIAEDESGIADTLQYVLKSDGFIPVWCATAEEAIAQFAQEPPALAILDIGLPDLNGFELFKRLQALNQSMGGPEVPMVFLTARSDEIDRVVGLELGADDYIAKPFSPRELVARVRTILRRSARSGPGASPTGAASNHGAPHQNPAPASPAGSQAPALPFLLDNERMQIRYYGRLLELSRYEFGLLRLLVQRPGRVFTRDELLQLVWDDASDSFDRTVDAHIKTLRAKLKAIAPDVEPIRTLRGTGYALNEELPSKA